A part of Paraliobacillus zengyii genomic DNA contains:
- a CDS encoding PolC-type DNA polymerase III: MSISSNDKMKVLLEQINLTDPEDTYFSESQLTKLEVFKAEKRWHFHIQIKQILPAKTYRLFCLKLQETFSHIASVDWTLYAENKNMINEEVSAYWQDFIGSVGDLSPAYKDLVEKQQPQINGNKIIVTARNDAEANALRKRLEPAFRTYCNKIGAMAYTLLVDAKTEIEDIKKFREQKALEDKELVQKAVMDKEVRAKEKQAGVSNEPVMIGYKINDEPVPMKEIIEEERRIVVQGYVFAVDIRELRSGRHLLIIKVTDYTDSFSLKMFSKGDQDADKFKTVKEGMWIKARGSVQTDTFTNELTMMLNDINEIKVKKKEDKAPEDEKRVELHAHTTMSQMDAVVTASKLIEQASKWGHKAFAITDHAVAQSYPEAYAAGQKHGVKILYGLEANIVDDGVPIAYNEQDIDLESATYVVFDVETTGLSAVYDTIIELAAVKIKDGDIVDRFESFANPHHPLSETTNDLTGITDDMVKDAPDIEQVLEDFKKWAGEDILVAHNASFDMGFLNQGNEKAGLDKAINPVIDTLELARFLLPTLKSHRLNTLCKKFDIELTQHHRAIYDAEATGYLMWKLLKEAREKEITNHNHFNIHMGEGNAYQRARPHHATILAQNEIGLKNIYKLVSLAHIDYFYRIPRIPRSKLQAHREGILVGSGCEKGEVFETMMQKSQEEAEKVAAFYDYIEVHPPANYYPLISRELVQNEAQILDILRNLVALADRLKKPCVATGNVHYLEDRDKLYRQILISSQSGNPLSRQTLPDVHFRTTDEMLASFDFLGQEKAKEIVVENTQKIADQLESIKPIKEDLYTPNIDGAEDEIREMSYNFAKNIYGNDLPEIVEKRIEKELKSIIGHGFAVIYLISHKLVKKSLDDGYLVGSRGSVGSSLIATLTEITEVNPLPPHYVCATCQHHEFFTDGSVGSGFDLPDKNCPSCETSMRKDGQDIPFETFLGFKGDKVPDIDLNFSGEYQPVAHNYTKLLFGEDKVFRAGTIGTVAEKTAYGYVKGYASDNQLQMKAVETDRLVQGCTGVKRTSGQHPGGIIVVPDDMEIYDFTPIQFPADDRNSEWKTTHFDFHSIHDNLLKLDILGHDDPTVIRMLQDLSGIDPKTIPTDDEEVMKIFSGPEVLGVTKEQIMCKTGTLGVPEFGTKFVRQMLEDTKPKTFAELVIISGLSHGTDVWLGNAQELINKGICKLPDVIGCRDDIMVYLMHKGLDASLAFKIMEFVRKGKGLQDEWIVEMKKNNVPEWYIDSCKKIKYMFPKAHAAAYVLMAVRIAYFKVHHPILFYAAYFSVRADDFDLDLMVKGSSAMRKRIEEILAKGNDASPKEKNVLTVLELALEMNERGFTFQSVDLYKSSATDFLVDENSLIPPFNAVDGLGTNAALNIVKAREEGEFLSKEDLRERSRISKTVIEYLENHGSLKGMEDKNQLSLF; the protein is encoded by the coding sequence TTGAGTATATCGAGTAACGATAAAATGAAAGTATTATTAGAACAAATAAATTTGACAGATCCTGAAGACACTTATTTTTCGGAAAGTCAATTAACGAAATTAGAAGTATTCAAAGCAGAAAAACGTTGGCATTTTCATATTCAGATCAAACAAATCTTACCTGCTAAAACGTATCGACTTTTCTGTTTGAAACTACAAGAAACCTTCTCGCATATTGCCTCTGTAGATTGGACACTTTATGCTGAAAATAAAAATATGATTAACGAAGAGGTTAGTGCCTATTGGCAGGATTTCATTGGATCAGTCGGGGATCTTTCACCTGCATATAAAGATCTTGTTGAGAAGCAACAGCCACAAATAAATGGTAATAAGATTATTGTAACCGCCCGAAATGATGCGGAAGCAAATGCCCTTAGAAAAAGGTTAGAACCAGCATTTCGAACATATTGTAATAAGATCGGTGCAATGGCTTATACATTATTAGTTGATGCGAAGACTGAAATAGAAGATATAAAGAAGTTTAGAGAGCAAAAAGCCCTGGAAGATAAAGAATTAGTCCAAAAAGCAGTAATGGATAAAGAAGTTCGCGCTAAAGAGAAACAGGCAGGCGTTTCGAATGAACCAGTAATGATTGGATATAAAATTAATGATGAACCAGTACCAATGAAAGAAATAATAGAAGAGGAAAGACGTATTGTTGTACAAGGGTATGTTTTTGCTGTTGATATTAGAGAATTACGTTCAGGAAGACATTTGTTAATCATTAAAGTAACAGACTATACAGACTCTTTCTCCTTAAAAATGTTCTCAAAAGGTGATCAAGATGCTGATAAATTTAAAACAGTTAAAGAAGGCATGTGGATTAAAGCAAGAGGTAGTGTACAAACGGATACATTTACCAATGAATTAACGATGATGCTTAATGATATTAATGAAATAAAAGTTAAGAAAAAAGAAGATAAAGCTCCTGAAGATGAGAAGCGTGTTGAATTACATGCGCATACCACAATGAGTCAAATGGATGCTGTTGTAACAGCATCAAAATTAATTGAACAAGCTAGTAAATGGGGACACAAAGCATTTGCCATTACGGACCATGCAGTAGCACAATCTTATCCGGAAGCTTATGCAGCAGGTCAAAAGCATGGTGTTAAAATACTCTATGGCCTAGAAGCTAATATAGTAGATGATGGTGTACCAATTGCTTATAATGAACAAGATATTGATCTCGAGTCAGCAACTTATGTTGTTTTTGATGTTGAAACAACTGGTTTATCTGCAGTCTACGATACGATTATTGAGTTGGCGGCAGTGAAAATTAAAGATGGAGATATCGTGGACCGGTTTGAATCGTTTGCAAATCCACATCATCCGTTATCAGAGACGACAAATGATTTAACTGGTATTACAGATGATATGGTGAAGGATGCTCCTGATATTGAACAGGTACTAGAAGATTTTAAAAAATGGGCAGGAGAAGATATTTTAGTTGCACATAATGCAAGCTTTGATATGGGTTTCTTAAACCAAGGAAACGAAAAGGCTGGATTAGATAAAGCAATTAATCCTGTCATTGATACGTTAGAATTAGCTCGGTTTTTGTTACCGACTTTAAAAAGTCATCGCTTAAACACATTGTGTAAGAAGTTTGATATCGAATTAACCCAACATCACCGTGCGATTTATGATGCGGAAGCAACAGGTTATTTAATGTGGAAATTGTTAAAAGAAGCAAGAGAAAAAGAAATCACCAATCATAACCATTTTAATATTCATATGGGTGAGGGAAATGCCTATCAACGCGCACGTCCACATCATGCAACAATACTTGCACAAAACGAAATTGGACTAAAAAACATTTATAAGTTAGTTTCTCTTGCACATATAGATTATTTCTATCGCATACCGCGAATACCACGTTCTAAATTACAAGCACACCGTGAAGGTATTTTAGTTGGTTCTGGTTGTGAAAAAGGTGAAGTTTTTGAAACAATGATGCAAAAGTCGCAGGAAGAAGCTGAAAAAGTTGCTGCTTTTTATGATTATATTGAAGTGCATCCACCGGCAAACTATTATCCGTTGATCAGTAGAGAGCTTGTTCAAAATGAAGCGCAAATTTTAGATATATTACGAAACCTCGTTGCACTTGCGGACCGGTTAAAGAAACCTTGTGTTGCAACAGGAAATGTACATTATTTAGAAGATCGAGATAAGTTATATCGTCAAATTCTTATTTCATCTCAAAGCGGAAACCCGTTGAGTCGACAAACACTTCCAGATGTACATTTCCGAACAACAGATGAAATGCTTGCGAGTTTTGACTTTTTAGGTCAAGAAAAGGCAAAAGAAATAGTTGTTGAAAACACACAAAAAATTGCGGATCAATTAGAATCAATTAAACCGATAAAAGAAGATCTATATACACCAAACATTGATGGAGCAGAAGACGAAATACGAGAAATGAGTTATAATTTCGCTAAAAACATTTATGGTAATGATTTACCTGAAATAGTTGAAAAGCGTATTGAAAAAGAACTGAAAAGTATTATTGGGCACGGTTTTGCTGTTATTTACCTTATCTCACATAAACTTGTAAAAAAATCATTAGATGATGGTTATTTAGTTGGTTCTCGTGGTTCAGTTGGTTCGTCATTGATTGCAACATTAACAGAAATAACAGAGGTAAATCCTTTACCACCACACTATGTGTGTGCAACCTGTCAACACCATGAGTTTTTTACAGATGGTTCTGTTGGTAGTGGCTTTGATTTACCAGATAAGAATTGTCCGTCTTGTGAAACAAGTATGCGTAAAGATGGTCAGGATATACCATTTGAAACCTTCCTAGGATTTAAAGGGGATAAAGTTCCCGATATTGATTTGAACTTCTCAGGTGAGTACCAACCAGTAGCACATAACTATACTAAATTGCTGTTTGGTGAAGATAAAGTATTTCGAGCCGGTACAATCGGTACTGTGGCAGAGAAGACTGCATATGGTTATGTAAAAGGATATGCAAGTGATAATCAATTACAAATGAAAGCTGTAGAAACCGATCGCTTAGTTCAAGGCTGTACGGGAGTAAAACGTACTTCTGGACAGCACCCTGGTGGAATTATTGTTGTACCTGATGATATGGAAATCTATGATTTCACACCTATCCAGTTTCCTGCCGATGATCGTAATTCAGAATGGAAAACAACGCATTTTGATTTCCACTCGATTCATGATAATTTATTGAAATTAGATATACTTGGACACGATGATCCTACCGTGATACGAATGCTACAAGATTTAAGTGGTATTGATCCAAAAACAATCCCAACAGATGACGAAGAAGTAATGAAAATTTTCTCAGGCCCTGAAGTATTAGGTGTAACGAAAGAGCAAATCATGTGTAAAACAGGTACATTAGGTGTTCCGGAGTTTGGTACGAAATTTGTTAGACAAATGTTAGAAGATACAAAACCAAAAACATTCGCAGAGCTCGTAATTATCTCTGGTTTATCCCATGGAACTGATGTGTGGCTTGGGAATGCACAAGAACTAATTAATAAGGGGATTTGTAAATTACCAGATGTAATTGGTTGCCGTGATGATATTATGGTTTATCTAATGCATAAAGGGCTAGATGCCTCATTAGCTTTTAAAATTATGGAATTCGTTCGTAAAGGAAAAGGTCTACAAGACGAATGGATTGTAGAAATGAAGAAAAATAATGTTCCTGAATGGTACATTGATTCGTGTAAGAAAATTAAGTACATGTTTCCAAAAGCACACGCTGCAGCATATGTTTTAATGGCGGTTCGAATTGCTTACTTTAAAGTACATCATCCGATTCTTTTTTACGCAGCTTACTTCTCTGTGCGTGCAGATGATTTTGATTTAGATCTTATGGTGAAAGGTTCATCTGCGATGCGTAAACGAATCGAAGAAATTTTGGCTAAAGGTAATGACGCTTCACCAAAAGAGAAAAACGTTTTAACAGTATTGGAATTGGCGCTTGAAATGAATGAAAGAGGATTTACTTTCCAAAGCGTTGATTTATACAAATCAAGTGCAACAGATTTTCTAGTTGATGAAAATAGTTTGATTCCGCCGTTTAATGCTGTTGATGGTTTAGGAACAAACGCAGCATTAAATATTGTAAAAGCACGTGAAGAAGGCGAGTTTTTGTCAAAAGAAGACTTACGAGAAAGAAGTAGAATTTCTAAAACAGTTATAGAATATTTAGAGAATCATGGTAGCCTAAAAGGAATGGAAGATAAAAATCAATTATCGTTATTTTAG
- the rimP gene encoding ribosome maturation factor RimP produces MGMKVTEKAEQLLEPILEEMNLQLVDIEFEKEGKNWFLRIFIDKQGGIDIEECGIVSEKLSEQLDADDPVSVPYYLEVSSPGAERPLKKPKDYIDHIGHNVFLTLYEPIQGAKSFEGLLKAFEEDIITLEVLNKTRKQEVTIPYQKIAKARLAVTFN; encoded by the coding sequence ATGGGAATGAAAGTAACGGAAAAAGCAGAACAACTTCTTGAACCTATCTTAGAAGAAATGAATTTACAACTTGTAGATATTGAGTTTGAAAAAGAAGGAAAAAACTGGTTTCTTCGTATTTTTATTGACAAGCAAGGTGGTATCGACATAGAAGAATGCGGCATCGTATCCGAGAAATTAAGTGAGCAATTAGACGCTGATGATCCAGTTTCAGTACCTTATTATCTAGAGGTTTCATCACCAGGTGCAGAGCGCCCATTGAAAAAACCAAAAGATTACATTGATCATATAGGTCATAACGTATTTCTTACGTTATATGAACCTATCCAAGGCGCTAAATCATTTGAAGGATTGTTAAAAGCTTTTGAAGAGGATATCATTACATTAGAAGTATTAAACAAAACAAGGAAACAAGAAGTGACTATTCCTTATCAAAAAATAGCAAAAGCCCGATTAGCAGTTACATTTAATTAA